One part of the Anopheles merus strain MAF chromosome 3L, AmerM5.1, whole genome shotgun sequence genome encodes these proteins:
- the LOC121599171 gene encoding peroxisomal acyl-coenzyme A oxidase 3-like, which produces MVLPDFSANRPSTMEGLLQDENLFSPLPKHGPLAPYRRAATIDWRKMRLTFTDQHELELQHRLYRLFRTSEPFIRGRTVRDQSTDERRRLAMLQLHHLQRARLFHYETFIERPALASIYYATIAEYDMALLVRLTVNYLFFTGAIRMFDDPSGRLAHVIEQAEAGHIAGSFALTEVGHGTNARAIRTRATYDPAHREFVLETPDFEAAKCWAGNLAKSCTDMIVWAQLYTADGACHGVSAFVVPIRDRYTLQPLPGLLVGDLGEKAGLNGVDNGFVLFRGYRIPRENLLARFGDVNEVTGRFESTAKSATERFALSMGPLVIGRINICTVSQTLLAKALTIGIRYSAVRCQFGPTGDDRELPILEYQSQQYRLLPHLATCVALKLFHRWFARVSGDAQVRMLRAAPIEGELLLEVHIVASAVKPICSWAARDGIQDAREACGGHGYLRLAGLADLRVDNDANITYEGENNVLLQQVSQQLVGIRSKGEYGAFALMSPLGSMTFLAEYEQIMQQRLERITVEQIEDPKVILSALSWLTAYTLERTYRRAEGLLKRGDSKFDVRNDTQIFYAKDLAIVFGERIIFNAFCTFLDTMEQGPERNYLTRLAQLYGATLLLKHMATLQSAGYLTVDALPLVQESILRLLPIVKQDAVAMIDSLAPPDFVLNSPLGAADGNVYARMETELMAGQDVTGRATWWHEILTTTSAKL; this is translated from the exons ATGGTGTTACCAGATTTCAGTGCTAATCG TCCATCGACGATGGAAGGGCTTTTGCAGGATGAGAATCTGTTCAGTCCCCTTCCAAAGCACGGACCACTAGCACCGTATCGCCGTGCGGCCACGATCGACTGGCGCAAGATGCGCCTTACCTTTACCGATCAGCACGAGCTGGAGCTGCAGCACCGGCTGTATCGCTTGTTTCGTACCAGCGAACCCTTCATACGGGGCCGCACCGTTCGCGACCAATCGACGGACGAGCGACGCCGTTTAGCCATGTTGCAGCTTCACCATCTCCAGCGCGCACGTCTATTCCACTACGAAACGTTCATCGAGCGACCCGCTCTTGCGTCCATCTATTACGCAACGATCGCCGAGTACGACATGGCGCTGCTGGTGCGCCTAACCGTCAACTATCTCTTCTTCACCGGCGCCATACGCATGTTCGACGACCCTAGCGGACGGCTAGCGCACGTGATCGAGCAGGCGGAAGCCGGCCACATTGCCGGTTCGTTCGCACTGACCGAGGTAGGCCATGGGACGAACGCACGGGCCATACGAACACGCGCGACTTACGACCCGGCGCACAGAGAGTTCGTGCTCGAGACGCCCGATTTCGAAGCCGCCAAGTGCTGGGCGGGCAATTTAGCCAAAAGCTGCACGGACATGATCGTGTGGGCCCAGCTGTACACGGCAGATGGCGCGTGCCACGGGGTCAGTGCGTTTGTGGTGCCGATCCGCGACCGCTACACGCTGCAACCGCTGCCCGGCCTGTTGGTGGGCGATCTGGGTGAGAAAGCGGGCCTGAACGGGGTCGACAATGGGTTTGTGCTGTTCCGGGGGTATCGCATTCCGCGCGAAAATCTGCTAGCACGGTTCGGTGATGTGAATGAGGTGACGGGTAGGTTTGAATCGACCGCTAAGAGCGCGACCGAACGGTTCGCCCTTTCGATGGGTCCGCTCGTGATTGGGCGGATTAACATCTGTACCGTGTCGCAGACACTGCTTGCCAAGGCGCTCACGATCGGCATACGCTACTCGGCCGTGCGGTGTCAGTTCGGGCCGACGGGCGACGACCGGGAGCTACCGATACTGGAGTACCAGTCGCAGCAGTACCGGCTGCTGCCCCATCTGGCCACCTGCGTGGCGCTGAAGCTGTTCCATCGCTGGTTCGCACGCGTGTCGGGCGATGCGCAGGTGCGCATGCTGCGAGCCGCACCGATCGAGGGCGAACTGCTGCTCGAGGTGCACATTGTTGCGTCCGCCGTCAAGCCGATCTGCAGCTGGGCGGCCCGGGACGGCATACAGGATGCGCGGGAAGCGTGTGGTGGCCACGGGTACCTTCGCCTGGCCGGGCTGGCCGATTTGCGGGTAGACAACGACGCAAACATCACGTACGAGGGCGAAAACaatgtgctgctgcagcaggtcTCGCAGCAGCTGGTCGGCATACGCAGCAAGGGCGAGTACGGTGCGTTTGCGCTGATGTCTCCGCTTGGTTCGATGACGTTTTTGGCTGAGTACGAGCAGATAATGCAGCAGCGACTCGAGCGCATTACGGTGGAGCAGATTGAGGATCCGAAAG TTATACTGAGCGCACTGAGTTGGTTAACGGCATACACACTAGAACGCACCTACCGACGAGCGGAGGGACTACTTAAGCGGGGCGACAGCAAATTCGACGTCCGCAACGATACGCAGATTTTCTACGCTAAAGATCTTGCCATCGTTTTTGGAGAG CGCATAATATTCAACGCATTCTGTACCTTCCTCGACACGATGGAACAAGGACCGGAACGAAACTATCTCACGCGTTTGGCCCAACTGTACGGCGCGACATTGCTGCTAAAGCACATGGCCACTCTTCAAAGTGCTGGCTACCTCACGGTCGACGCTTTACCATTGGTCCAGGAATCGATACTACGTCTGCTGCCCATCGTTAAGCAGGACGCAGTAGCCATGATAGATTCGCTGGCACCGCCAGATTTTGTGCTCAATTCACCGCTCGGTGCTGCCGACGGGAACGTTTACGCACGCATGGAGACGGAGCTGATGGCGGGCCAGGATGTGACCGGGCGTGCCACCTGGTGGCACGAAATATTAACAACCACTTCGGCAAAGCTGTAA
- the LOC121600026 gene encoding peroxidase-like isoform X1 codes for MDRMQQRATVRAILLSLAVSSVAAWAVTKPPTTTTTRGGTGSCPSSKYRSIDSSSANPFNPSLGRAGEPYARLLPANFADGISSPPVMSNGSEYVNARTISSTLFPIDETPDPSNTLISIFFLQAIANDLSLPAGSNDNVQCCVDGQIVPNAPSRCYPVKIPSGDALYSFFNIQCLNYARVLTKPGNPPASQPVQPINSASSLLDLSFLYGTSVAQSSRLRAFSGGRLQSLRRNGVEWPVIDPAGCTWSNVCYLVADIRSYQSPMAATVHLLFLREHNRLATQLRLLNAGWSDEVLFQEARRINIAQYQQIVYYEYLPRILGRSNMLRSRLIFEGTGFASDFNEFQNPSSVGEFGAVVMPFMQSQLPGGINFYMDSVTQTLRLSSLTGNLTLLESMSSSFFNGLTTQSAKQVDASFSVEWKNFMYRGSETLGQDQLALDIQRMRDFGFARYNDYRSRFGLSRYTTWEAFNATLRQPCIKTVQYLSTLYPTIDDLDLIVGAAFEAPVPGALVVPTLYAIMEQQFLAARAGDRYFFEAGGQQGSFSAAQLTEIRKISLARLICGALPTILEVQPNAFGPASAHNTPVACGALPVPNLAAWRV; via the exons ATGGATAGAATGCAG CAGCGGGCTACGGTTCGCGCGATTCTACTCTCACTGGCCGTTAGCAGCGTGGCAGCATGGGCGGTCACGAAGCCCCCAACCACTACGACCACCCGCGGTGGAACAGGGAGCTGTCCCAGCTCCAAGTACCGTTCGATTGATTCGTCCAGCGCCAACCCGTTCAATCCCAGCTTGGGCCGTGCGGGTGAACCTTACGCTCGCCTGCTTCCGGCCAACTTTGCGGACGGTATCTCCAGCCCTCCGGTCATGAGCAATGGCAGCGAGTATGTTAACGCACGAACCATTTCGTCCACCTTGTTCCCGATCGACGAGACGCCCGATCCGAGCAATACGCTGATTAGCATATTCTTCCTGCAGGCGATAGCGAACGATTTAAGCTTGCCAGCAGGTTCCAACGACAACGTGCAGTGCTGCGTCGATGGGCAGATTGTACCGAACGCACCGAGCAGGTGCTATCCCGTCAAGATCCCGAGCGGTGATGCGCTGTATTCGTTTTTCAACATCCAGTGCTTGAACTATGCACGTGTGCTCACCAAACCGGGCAACCCACCGGCATCACAGCCGGTCCAACCGATCAACAGTGCTAGCAGCCTGCTCGATCTGTCCTTCCTGTACGGCACCAGCGTTGCGCAAAGCAGTCGGCTGCGAGCATTCTCGGGCGGTAGACTACAATCGTTAAGGCGCAATGGAGTCGAGTGGCCGGTAATAGATCCGGCCGGCTGTACCTGGTCCAACGTGTGCTATCTGGTGGCGGACATACGGAGCTATCAGTCGCCGATGGCCGCAACGGTGCATCTTTTGTTCCTGCGAGAGCACAACCGGCTGGCAACCCAGCTGCGTCTGCTCAATGCCGGCTGGTCGGATGAGGTGCTCTTTCAGGAGGCAAGACGTATCAACATCGCCCAGTACCAGCAGATCGTGTACTACGAGTATCTGCCCCGGATTTTGGGACGGTCGAACATGCTAAGAAGTCGGTTGATATTCGAAGGCACTGGGTTTGCGTCGGATTTTAATGAATTTCAAAATCCCTCCTCCGTGGGTGAGTTTGGAGCCGTGGTGATGCCGTTCATGCAATCCCAACTACCGGGTGGTATAAA TTTCTACATGGACAGCGTAACTCAGACGCTGCGGTTGAGCAGCTTAACGGGCAACCTCACACTGCTGGAAAGCATGTCCAGCAGCTTCTTCAACGGACTGACCACCCAATCGGCCAAACAGGTCGATGCTAGCTTCAGTGTTGAGTGGAAAAACTTCATGTACCGTGGTAGCGAGACGCTCGGGCAGGATCAGCTTGCACTCGACATTCAACGCATGCGGGACTTTGGCTTTGCGCGGTACAACGACTATAGGTCCCGGTTCGGATTGAGCCGGTACACGACGTGGGAAGCGTTCAACGCCACGTTAAGACAACCGTGCATCAAAACCGTTCAATACCTCAGCACGCTGTACCCAACGATTGATGATCTTGACCTGATCGTTGGTGCTGCATTTGAAGCGCCTGTGCCTGGAGCTTTAGTTGTTCCAACGCTTTACGCCATCATGGAGCAACAGTTCTTGGCAGCGCGTGCCGGCGATCGTTACTTCTTCGAAGCGGGCGGACAGCAGGGCAGCTTTTCGGCGGCGCAACTGACGGAGATACGCAAAATTAGTCTAGCACGGCTGATATGTGGAGCGCTACCGACGATATTGGAAGTTCAACCGAATGCTTTTGGGCCAGCCTCGGCACATAACACACCCGTGGCGTGTGGCGCATTGCCCGTACCCAATCTGGCGGCATGGCGTGTGTAG
- the LOC121600026 gene encoding peroxidase-like isoform X2, whose amino-acid sequence MDRMQRATVRAILLSLAVSSVAAWAVTKPPTTTTTRGGTGSCPSSKYRSIDSSSANPFNPSLGRAGEPYARLLPANFADGISSPPVMSNGSEYVNARTISSTLFPIDETPDPSNTLISIFFLQAIANDLSLPAGSNDNVQCCVDGQIVPNAPSRCYPVKIPSGDALYSFFNIQCLNYARVLTKPGNPPASQPVQPINSASSLLDLSFLYGTSVAQSSRLRAFSGGRLQSLRRNGVEWPVIDPAGCTWSNVCYLVADIRSYQSPMAATVHLLFLREHNRLATQLRLLNAGWSDEVLFQEARRINIAQYQQIVYYEYLPRILGRSNMLRSRLIFEGTGFASDFNEFQNPSSVGEFGAVVMPFMQSQLPGGINFYMDSVTQTLRLSSLTGNLTLLESMSSSFFNGLTTQSAKQVDASFSVEWKNFMYRGSETLGQDQLALDIQRMRDFGFARYNDYRSRFGLSRYTTWEAFNATLRQPCIKTVQYLSTLYPTIDDLDLIVGAAFEAPVPGALVVPTLYAIMEQQFLAARAGDRYFFEAGGQQGSFSAAQLTEIRKISLARLICGALPTILEVQPNAFGPASAHNTPVACGALPVPNLAAWRV is encoded by the exons ATGGATAGAATGCAG CGGGCTACGGTTCGCGCGATTCTACTCTCACTGGCCGTTAGCAGCGTGGCAGCATGGGCGGTCACGAAGCCCCCAACCACTACGACCACCCGCGGTGGAACAGGGAGCTGTCCCAGCTCCAAGTACCGTTCGATTGATTCGTCCAGCGCCAACCCGTTCAATCCCAGCTTGGGCCGTGCGGGTGAACCTTACGCTCGCCTGCTTCCGGCCAACTTTGCGGACGGTATCTCCAGCCCTCCGGTCATGAGCAATGGCAGCGAGTATGTTAACGCACGAACCATTTCGTCCACCTTGTTCCCGATCGACGAGACGCCCGATCCGAGCAATACGCTGATTAGCATATTCTTCCTGCAGGCGATAGCGAACGATTTAAGCTTGCCAGCAGGTTCCAACGACAACGTGCAGTGCTGCGTCGATGGGCAGATTGTACCGAACGCACCGAGCAGGTGCTATCCCGTCAAGATCCCGAGCGGTGATGCGCTGTATTCGTTTTTCAACATCCAGTGCTTGAACTATGCACGTGTGCTCACCAAACCGGGCAACCCACCGGCATCACAGCCGGTCCAACCGATCAACAGTGCTAGCAGCCTGCTCGATCTGTCCTTCCTGTACGGCACCAGCGTTGCGCAAAGCAGTCGGCTGCGAGCATTCTCGGGCGGTAGACTACAATCGTTAAGGCGCAATGGAGTCGAGTGGCCGGTAATAGATCCGGCCGGCTGTACCTGGTCCAACGTGTGCTATCTGGTGGCGGACATACGGAGCTATCAGTCGCCGATGGCCGCAACGGTGCATCTTTTGTTCCTGCGAGAGCACAACCGGCTGGCAACCCAGCTGCGTCTGCTCAATGCCGGCTGGTCGGATGAGGTGCTCTTTCAGGAGGCAAGACGTATCAACATCGCCCAGTACCAGCAGATCGTGTACTACGAGTATCTGCCCCGGATTTTGGGACGGTCGAACATGCTAAGAAGTCGGTTGATATTCGAAGGCACTGGGTTTGCGTCGGATTTTAATGAATTTCAAAATCCCTCCTCCGTGGGTGAGTTTGGAGCCGTGGTGATGCCGTTCATGCAATCCCAACTACCGGGTGGTATAAA TTTCTACATGGACAGCGTAACTCAGACGCTGCGGTTGAGCAGCTTAACGGGCAACCTCACACTGCTGGAAAGCATGTCCAGCAGCTTCTTCAACGGACTGACCACCCAATCGGCCAAACAGGTCGATGCTAGCTTCAGTGTTGAGTGGAAAAACTTCATGTACCGTGGTAGCGAGACGCTCGGGCAGGATCAGCTTGCACTCGACATTCAACGCATGCGGGACTTTGGCTTTGCGCGGTACAACGACTATAGGTCCCGGTTCGGATTGAGCCGGTACACGACGTGGGAAGCGTTCAACGCCACGTTAAGACAACCGTGCATCAAAACCGTTCAATACCTCAGCACGCTGTACCCAACGATTGATGATCTTGACCTGATCGTTGGTGCTGCATTTGAAGCGCCTGTGCCTGGAGCTTTAGTTGTTCCAACGCTTTACGCCATCATGGAGCAACAGTTCTTGGCAGCGCGTGCCGGCGATCGTTACTTCTTCGAAGCGGGCGGACAGCAGGGCAGCTTTTCGGCGGCGCAACTGACGGAGATACGCAAAATTAGTCTAGCACGGCTGATATGTGGAGCGCTACCGACGATATTGGAAGTTCAACCGAATGCTTTTGGGCCAGCCTCGGCACATAACACACCCGTGGCGTGTGGCGCATTGCCCGTACCCAATCTGGCGGCATGGCGTGTGTAG